The genomic window TGTCGACCTGCGCAACTGGGTGATCGAGTTGCCCGGCTTCGATGACGAGCCGGATCGCTGTGGCGAGAAGATCCTCGAGGCGATTCAGGCCGCCTGGATCGAAGAAGCGGACTGACCGGTAAGTTCTGGCAGTGAAATTCTGCCAAGCGGGGCGCTAGTTGGAGTACAAAACTCGAACAATTCCCCGTATAATCCGCCCGCCGCAGCTGGCGGTGATCGCTTTTCGCACAGTTGCGCCAAGCGAAAGAAACAGGAATTCAGGGAAGAGCAACTGCGGTTGCTCTTTCTGTATGTAAATTGCTAACACTGAAATTGGAGAAAATCATGGCCCTGGAGCGCACTCTTTCCATCATCAAGCCGGACGCGGTAGCCAAGAACGTTATTGGCGAAATCGAAAGCCGTTTCGAAAAAGCCGGCCTGCGTATTGTTGCCATGAAAATGCTGCACCTGTCCCGCGAGAAGGCCGAAGGCTTTTACGCCGAGCACAAAGAGCGTCCGTTCTTTAAGGATCTGGTCGACTTCATGACTTCCGGTCCGGTTGTGGTTCAGGTTCTGGAAGGCGAAGATGCCATCAAGGCCAACCGTGACCTGATGGGTGCCACCAACCCGCAGGAAGCTGAAGCTGGCACCATCCGCGCTGACTTTGCCCAGAGCATCGACGCCAATGCCGTACACGGCTCTGACTCCGCGGCTTCCGCTGAGCGCGAAGTGAGCTACTTCTTTGCAGACGACGAGATCTGCCCGCGCGCCTGATTCGCGCCTCCTCGCGCCGGCCGCCCGGTCGGCGCAGACTCTCCCCGAGGTGATTCCATGACTGCGAGCCAAACCGAAAAAGTGAACCTGCTGGGCCTGTCGTTGGACAAGCTGGCGGCTTTCTTTGACTCACTGGGCGAAAAGCGTTTTCGCGCAGTGCAGGTACTCAAGTGGATTCACCAGAGCGGGGTTGATGACTTCGAGCAGATGACCAATGTCAGCAAGGCATTGCGTCAGAAGCTGGCGGACTTGGCCGAGATCCGTGCGCCCAAAGTGCTGGAGCAGTGGGACTCCGCCGATGGCACCCGCAAGTGGTTGATCGAAGTCGCAGGTGGCAATGCCATCGAGACTGTCTACATCCCCGACGGCGACCGCGGCACGCTTTGTGTCTCCTCCCAGGTGGGCTGCTCCCTCG from Microbulbifer aggregans includes these protein-coding regions:
- the ndk gene encoding nucleoside-diphosphate kinase gives rise to the protein MALERTLSIIKPDAVAKNVIGEIESRFEKAGLRIVAMKMLHLSREKAEGFYAEHKERPFFKDLVDFMTSGPVVVQVLEGEDAIKANRDLMGATNPQEAEAGTIRADFAQSIDANAVHGSDSAASAEREVSYFFADDEICPRA
- the iscX gene encoding Fe-S cluster assembly protein IscX; this encodes MKWTDINDIAIELVDAHPDVDPLQVNFVDLRNWVIELPGFDDEPDRCGEKILEAIQAAWIEEAD